The following coding sequences lie in one Rutidosis leptorrhynchoides isolate AG116_Rl617_1_P2 chromosome 4, CSIRO_AGI_Rlap_v1, whole genome shotgun sequence genomic window:
- the LOC139845343 gene encoding tRNA-specific adenosine deaminase TAD2 isoform X1, protein MPSRILTSIFRRKKRLHDDNNDSVLVFRRLSVRLKMTSCEGGETPEVIAFMKLALEQAKIAFDSLEVPVGCVIVMDGKVIASGRNQTNQTRNATRHAEMEATDVLLEQWKEKKLTKGEVADMFSKCYLYVTCEPCIMCAAALSFLGIKEVYYGCANDKFGGCGSILSLHTNASEISTSGDDLGGKGYKCTGGIMAEEAVSLFRNFYELGNPKTPKPHRQLVQQS, encoded by the exons ATGCCTAGCCGAATTTTGACATCAATTTTTAGAAGAAAAAAAAGACTGCATGATGATAATAACG ATTCGGTCCTTGTTTTCAGACGCCTTTCAGTCCGTTTGAAGATGACTTCATGTGAAGGAGGGGAAACGCCAGAAGTTATTGCATTTATGAAGCTGGCATTAGAACAG GCCAAAATTGCATTTGACAGCCTTGAAGTGCCTGTCGG CTGCGTTATTGTTATGGATGGGAAGGTAATAGCAAGTGGAAGAAATCAGACTAACCAAACAAGAAAT GCTACAAGGCATGCTGAAATGGAAGCGACAGATGTTCTACTTGAGCAGTGGAAAGAAAAGAAACTTACTAAAGGCGAAGTTGCTGACATGTTCTCAAAATGCTATCTTTATGTCACATGCGAACCTTGTATAATGTGTGCGGCTGCTTTATCATTTCTTG GTATCAAAGAGGTATACTATGGCTGTGCCAATGATAAATTTGGAGGTTGTGGATCAATATTATCCTTACATACAAATGCATCTGAGATATCAACGAG TGGTGATGATCTTGGGGGGAAAGGTTACAAATGCACTGGTGGGATAATGGCTGAAGAAGCTGTTTCTCTTTTTAGAAACTTCTACGAGCTTGGAAACCCTAAAA CTCCAAAACCTCATAGACAGCTAGTTCAACAATCATAA
- the LOC139845343 gene encoding tRNA-specific adenosine deaminase TAD2 isoform X2, which produces MTSCEGGETPEVIAFMKLALEQAKIAFDSLEVPVGCVIVMDGKVIASGRNQTNQTRNATRHAEMEATDVLLEQWKEKKLTKGEVADMFSKCYLYVTCEPCIMCAAALSFLGIKEVYYGCANDKFGGCGSILSLHTNASEISTSGDDLGGKGYKCTGGIMAEEAVSLFRNFYELGNPKTPKPHRQLVQQS; this is translated from the exons ATGACTTCATGTGAAGGAGGGGAAACGCCAGAAGTTATTGCATTTATGAAGCTGGCATTAGAACAG GCCAAAATTGCATTTGACAGCCTTGAAGTGCCTGTCGG CTGCGTTATTGTTATGGATGGGAAGGTAATAGCAAGTGGAAGAAATCAGACTAACCAAACAAGAAAT GCTACAAGGCATGCTGAAATGGAAGCGACAGATGTTCTACTTGAGCAGTGGAAAGAAAAGAAACTTACTAAAGGCGAAGTTGCTGACATGTTCTCAAAATGCTATCTTTATGTCACATGCGAACCTTGTATAATGTGTGCGGCTGCTTTATCATTTCTTG GTATCAAAGAGGTATACTATGGCTGTGCCAATGATAAATTTGGAGGTTGTGGATCAATATTATCCTTACATACAAATGCATCTGAGATATCAACGAG TGGTGATGATCTTGGGGGGAAAGGTTACAAATGCACTGGTGGGATAATGGCTGAAGAAGCTGTTTCTCTTTTTAGAAACTTCTACGAGCTTGGAAACCCTAAAA CTCCAAAACCTCATAGACAGCTAGTTCAACAATCATAA
- the LOC139845344 gene encoding methylthioribose kinase encodes MTTKGFHVLDDKSLREYIKTTPSLSSKLGDEVDKYQVKEVGDGNLNFVYIVTSPSGSIVVKQAIPYVRCIGESWPMTKERSYFEATALKRQHGLSPKHVPEVYHFDRTMSVIGMRYIEPPHIILRKGLIAGVEYPLLAEHMSEFMANTLFYTSLLYLTTTEHKSAVAEFCANMELCRLTEQVVFSDPYKIAEFNRWTTPYLDSDAETVRNDNILKLEVAELKSKFCEKAQALIHGDLHTGSVMVTHESTQVIDPEFAFYGPMGFDIGAFIGNLFLAYFSQDGHADHGNDRKTYKAWIIDTVADTWNLFYKKFTALWDIHKDGPGEAYLSEIYNNTELRELVKQKYMSDLFHDSLGFAAAKMIRRIVGVAHVEDFESIVDLAKRADCERRALDFAKMLMKKRRNFNTIAEVISAAQ; translated from the exons ATGACGACGAAAGGCTTTCATGTACTAGACGATAAATCACTCAGAGAATACATTAAAACAACACCATCTTTATCATCGAAGTTAGGGGATGAAGTTGATAAATATCAAGTCAAAGAAGTTGGAGATggcaatcttaatttcgtctacaTCGTTACTTCCCCTTCCGGTTCAATCGTCGTTAAACAG GCTATACCGTATGTTCGTTGTATTGGTGAATCATGGCCAATGACAAAGGAAAGATCTTATTTTGAAGCAACTGCACTTAAACGTCAGCATGGTTTGTCGCCTAAACATGTTCCGGAAGTTTATCACTTTGACAGAACAATGTCAGTTATTGGTATGCGATATATCGAACCTCCACATATTATCTTGAGGAAAGGATTGATTGCTGGAGTCGAATATCCATTATTGGCAGAACATATGTCAGAATTTATGGCTAATACTCTTTTTTACACATCTCTTCTGTATCTTACAACTACAGAGCACAAAAGTGCAG TGGCTGAATTTTGTGCAAATATGGAGTTATGCAGGCTGACTGAGCAGGTGGTCTTTTCAGACCCTTACAAGATTGCTGAATTTAACCGTTGGACTACACCGTATCTTGATAGTGATGCTGAGACAGTTCGGAATGACAATATATTAAAGCTTGAAGTTGCTGAGCTCAAATCAAA ATTCTGTGAAAAGGCACAAGCTTTAATACACGGAGATCTTCATACCGGTTCGGTGATGGTTACTCACGAATCGACTCAAGTCATTGATCCAGAATTTGCTTTCTACGGGCCAATGGGTTTTGATATTGGTGCTTTTATTGGAAACCTGTTTTTGGCGTACTTCTCACAAGATGGACATGCAGATCATGGGAATGACCGAAAA ACGTATAAAGCATGGATAATTGATACTGTGGCAGACACCTGGAACCTCTTTTACAAAAAGTTCACCGCTCTCTGGGATATACACAAAGATGGGCCCGGTGAGGCGTATCTTAGTGAAATTTATAACAATACGGAGCTTCGGGAGCTTGTGAAACAGAAATACATGAGCGATTTGTTTCACGATTCTCTTGGATTTGCTGCTGCCAAAATGATAAG GAGGATTGTTGGAGTGGCTCATGTTGAAGATTTTGAATCAATCGTTGATCTTGCGAAACGAGCAGATTGTGAACGACGGGCTCTTGATTTCGCCAAGATGCTTATGAAGAAACGAAGAAATTTCAACACCATAGCTGAAGTTATTTCTGCGGCTCAGTAA
- the LOC139845345 gene encoding triacylglycerol lipase 1: MVVMWFLLALAVSIYISFGSCSTVDSFIQHSQSYDGGLCLNLIRPCGYSCLEHSTQTEDGFLLGLQRVSSDVLSLGVQSRPPVLLIHGLFMGGDAWFMDSPNESLGFVLADRGFDVWVANVRGTKWSHGHASLSDGDKEFWDWSWQEMALYDLKAMLTYISSITNSKVFVVGHSQGTIMSLAAFTQPDIVNMVEAAALLSPISYLDHITSKFVLNIVKMHLEEALSLLGIHQLNLKSEILTDILLLACDGHVDCSNLLAAITGVNCCFNSSRVDFYLEYEPHPSSLKNLKHLFQMIRKGTFAKYDYGTLKNILQYGKTKPPAFDLSQIPESLPIWMAYGGNDALGDVIDVQHTLKELKSKPNVVFLEDYGHVDFLLSTRAYEDLYDNMITFFRSCGTSSSS; the protein is encoded by the exons ATGGTTGTCATGTGGTTTCTGTTAGCGCTCGCTGTATCGATATACATCTCATTCGGTAGCTGTTCAACTGTTGACTCGTTCATCCAACACAGCCAGTCGTATGATGGTGGTTTGTGTTTGAATCTTATCCGACCTTGTGGTTACTCTTGCTTGGAACACTCT ACTCAAACAGAGGATGGTTTCTTGCTAGGTCTTCAGCGTGTGTCATCGGATGTTCTTAGTTTAGGAGTACAAAGCCGACCTCCCGTTCTACTTATACATGGACTCTTTATG GGTGGTGATGCTTGGTTTATGGATTCCCCAAACGAATCATTGGGTTTTGTTCTTGCGGACCGTGGTTTTGATGTTTGGGTTGCTAACGTGCGTGGTACAAAATGGAGCCACGGGCATGCATCTCTATCAGATGGGGACAAG GAGTTTTGGGATTGGAGCTGGCAAGAGATGGCTCTTTATGATCTTAAGGCAATGCTCACTTATATAAGTTCCATAACTAACTCCAAAGTTTTTGTTGTGGGACATTCACAG GGAACAATAATGTCATTGGCCGCTTTTACTCAACCAGATATTGTTAACATGGTTGAAGCTGCTGCTCTTCTTTCTCCTATATCATATTTGGATCACATCACATCCAAATTTGTTCTTAATATTGTTAAAATGCATCTTGAAgag GCACTTTCATTGCTTGGAATACATCAACTGAATTTAAAGAG tgaaATCCTCACCGACATCTTACTATTGGCTTGTGATGGGCATGTGGATTGCAGCAATTTGTTAGCAGCCATCACAG GTGTAAACTGTTGCTTTAACAGCAGTCGTGTCGATTTCTATCTTGAATATGAACCTCATCCTTCATCATTGAAGAACTTGAAACATCTCTTTCAAA TGATACGCAAAGGTACTTTTGCCAAGTACGACTATGGGACTCTGAAGAATATACTACAATATGGCAAAACAAAACCACCTGCATTTGACCTTAGTCAAATTCCCGAATCATTACCTATATGGATGGCTTATGGGGGAAACGATGCTTTGGGAGACGTGATCGATGTGCAACACACCTTGAAGGAATTGAAATCGAAACCGAACGTTGTGTTTCTTGAGGATTATGGTCATGTAGATTTCCTATTGAGTACAAGAGCTTATGAAGATCTTTACGATAACATGATCACATTTTTTCGGTCGTGTGGAACGTCCAGCAGCTCTTAA
- the LOC139845346 gene encoding gallate 1-beta-glucosyltransferase 84A23-like, with amino-acid sequence MASKHGLVHIFLVAFPAQGQVNPLLRLGKLIASKGNVLVTFSAPKSIGKKMSNAGAAVSSDPTPVGNRGGMIRFEFFDDGCDEDKYDQPHDLDTYLSLLEAHGTKALKEIINNHTLNGSPVSCLISTPWVLWVCDLAQEFNIPCAALWVQSCACFSTYYHYQNSLVPFPSEEQPDIDVQMPSMPVLKSDEISSFLHPFTPHMFLKRSFIGQFKNISKPFCILAETFQELEEDAIKYMSQIFPIRAVGPLFKGALHDTGSNISGDLLKADDCLEWLDSKPDSSVVYISFGSVVSMKQELVTEMAYGVLNSGVSFLWVLNMKTTTTIDKTGELPKGFLEEVGERGMVVQWSPQAKVLTHPAVSCFVSHCGWNSTMEALSSGVPVVAFPHRGDQVTNAKYLEDVWKVGIRMSRGEAENRVIGRKDVEECLKEATSGVKAVEMKKNALKWKKAAEEAVAEGGSSDRNIQEFVDKVKKLRVQ; translated from the coding sequence ATGGCATCTAAACATGGTCTTGTGCATATATTTCTAGTTGCGTTTCCAGCACAAGGCCAGGTTAATCCACTTCTCAGACTCGGCAAACTAATCGCTTCAAAAGGAAACGTTCTTGTCACCTTCTCCGCACCAAAATCCATCGGAAAGAAAATGTCGAATGCTGGTGCCGCCGTTTCTAGTGATCCTACCCCGGTGGGCAACCGTGGTGGCATGATCAGGTTCGAGTTTTTTGACGATGGATGCGATGAAGACAAATACGACCAACCTCATGATCTTGACACTTACTTGTCTTTACTTGAGGCTCACGGAACGAAAGCGCTCAAAGAAATCATTAACAATCATACACTAAACGGTTCGCCCGTTTCGTGCCTAATCAGCACCCCTTGGGTGCTGTGGGTTTGTGACTTGGCACAAGAGTTTAACATCCCTTGTGCAGCACTTTGGGTACAGTCTTGTGCTTGTTTTTCGACGTATTATCATTACCAGAATTCGTTAGTTCCTTTTCCTAGTGAAGAACAACCAGACATTGATGTCCAGATGCCTAGCATGCCCGTGTTGAAGTCCGATGAGATATCGAGCTTTTTACATCCTTTTACGCCTCATATGTTTTTGAAAAGATCTTTTATAGGACAattcaagaatatatcaaagcccTTTTGTATTTTAGCTGAaacatttcaagaacttgaagagGATGCAATCAAGTACATGTCTCAAATATTTCCTATACGCGCAGTAGGTCCGTTATTCAAAGGCGCGTTACACGATACGGGTTCAAATATCTCTGGTGACTTGCTAAAAGCGGACGATTGTTTGGAGTGGCTTGACTCAAAGCCGGATTCATCAGTGGTGTACATATCTTTCGGAAGTGTAGTGAGCATGAAGCAAGAATTGGTGACTGAAATGGCTTATGGTGTATTGAATTCTGGTGTGTCGTTTTTGTGGGTGTTGAATATGAAAACGACGACAACAATCGACAAAACAGGTGAGTTACCGAAGGGGTTCTTGGAAGAGGTTGGTGAGAGGGGGATGGTGGTTCAATGGAGCCCACAAGCAAAGGTGTTGACACATCCAGCTGTGTCCTGTTTTGTGTCTCATTGTGGGTGGAATTCGACGATGGAGGCGTTATCTAGCGGTGTACCGGTGGTTGCGTTCCCACATAGGGGAGATCAAGTGACAAATGCGAAGTACTTGGAAGATGTATGGAAAGTGGGGATTAGGATGAGTAGGGGTGAGGCTGAGAACAGAGTGATTGGAAGGAAGGATGTGGAGGAGTGTTTAAAGGAGGCGACTAGCGGCGTAAAGGCGGTGGAGATGAAGAAGAATGCATTGAAGTGGAAGAAAGCGGCGGAGGAAGCGGTGGCAGAAGGTGGTTCATCTGATCGGAATATACAAGAGTTTGTAGACAAGGTTAAGAAGTTAAGGGTGCAGTAA